In the genome of cyanobacterium endosymbiont of Braarudosphaera bigelowii, one region contains:
- a CDS encoding GAF domain-containing SpoIIE family protein phosphatase, whose amino-acid sequence MPSLADTITIKSIPSKSLKKYDLISSLSSTEPMSILLLKEAMTNLCREQNKIQNLLSSLGFALRSFNNLNQFLELAPLMAARVTDAEGSALILVNSDGYISLEQLYCQDRQMNQEIREAISSVINKTNNRQIKSILSPSLDEKISKVLGKRICLYSTPILVKNVERGRTYIFSSNSEYLWTQNKRKLLQLVSDQTSAAITNDELTIELRSKERQDRELEIASEIQLRLLPRQCPTIKGVNLAARCQTASRVGGDYYDFIPTNYDQFLQNKEIKQDEKFTCVPWSIVIGDVMGKGVPAGLIMTMTRGMLRAEVLHRHSPAQILQHLNHFMYVDLDNSHRFVTLFYSEYNPKTGCLSYSNAAHNPPLLWKAITHSIQKLDTEGMLIGLDPDSQYENGQVQLASGDVVLYYTDGFTDAVNKKGLRFDEKNLIKVFEEGCQRYRNSQEILDYVFNQIENFIGSENDDNDDMTLVVMRIK is encoded by the coding sequence ATGCCCTCATTAGCTGATACCATAACTATTAAGTCAATCCCCAGCAAATCTTTAAAAAAATACGATTTAATAAGTAGTCTCTCTAGTACGGAGCCTATGTCAATCCTTCTACTTAAAGAAGCTATGACTAATTTATGTCGAGAACAAAACAAAATTCAAAATTTACTTAGTTCTCTGGGATTCGCTCTGAGAAGTTTTAACAATCTTAATCAGTTTTTAGAACTAGCGCCTCTAATGGCAGCAAGAGTGACTGATGCCGAAGGTAGTGCTTTAATATTAGTTAATAGTGATGGATACATATCACTTGAGCAGCTATATTGCCAAGACCGTCAAATGAATCAAGAGATTAGAGAAGCAATCTCCAGTGTTATTAATAAAACAAATAATAGACAAATAAAATCAATTTTGTCACCATCTCTAGATGAAAAAATTTCTAAAGTTTTAGGTAAAAGAATTTGTCTTTATAGTACTCCTATTTTGGTAAAGAATGTAGAGAGAGGACGTACTTATATTTTTAGTAGCAATTCAGAATATTTATGGACCCAAAATAAACGAAAGTTATTACAATTAGTTTCTGACCAAACGTCAGCAGCGATCACGAATGATGAGTTAACTATAGAATTACGTTCTAAAGAAAGACAAGATAGAGAGCTAGAAATTGCGTCGGAAATTCAATTACGTTTATTACCTCGTCAATGTCCCACTATTAAAGGAGTAAATTTAGCAGCTCGTTGTCAGACTGCCAGTCGAGTAGGAGGTGATTATTACGATTTTATTCCTACAAATTATGATCAATTTCTACAAAATAAGGAAATTAAACAAGATGAAAAATTTACCTGTGTACCTTGGAGTATCGTTATAGGGGATGTGATGGGGAAAGGAGTGCCTGCAGGATTAATCATGACTATGACTAGAGGTATGCTGAGAGCAGAAGTTTTACATCGTCATTCTCCTGCACAAATACTTCAACATCTTAATCATTTTATGTATGTTGACTTGGACAATTCTCATCGTTTTGTAACGTTATTTTATTCTGAATACAACCCTAAAACCGGTTGTCTTTCTTATAGTAATGCTGCTCACAATCCTCCCTTGCTCTGGAAGGCCATAACACATAGCATTCAAAAATTAGACACAGAAGGTATGTTAATTGGATTGGATCCTGATTCTCAGTATGAAAATGGTCAAGTACAACTTGCTTCTGGAGATGTAGTTCTCTACTATACTGATGGTTTTACAGATGCTGTTAATAAAAAAGGTCTTCGTTTTGACGAAAAAAACCTTATCAAGGTATTTGAGGAAGGATGCCAACGATATAGAAATTCCCAAGAAATTCTTGATTATGTATTTAATCAGATTGAAAATTTTATCGGTTCAGAGAATGATGACAATGATGATATGACTTTAGTTGTTATGCGGATAAAGTAG
- the rsmG gene encoding 16S rRNA (guanine(527)-N(7))-methyltransferase RsmG has protein sequence MKNQLPIFEKIWEQKLNWKPTKEQLDQWEKLYQEIILINDKVNLTRIVQPEEFWEKHLWDSVTGIIGLQFFQYSKKIKVIDIGTGGGFPGLPINIIFPTWNFTFLDSRRKKIEVVNFLLKTLGLKDSWALTGRAENIAHNSDFREKYDVALIRAVGKSSTCIEYILPFLTIGGIGVLYRGNWDIQEELSLKVTLKKLGGKLISVKELKTPLTDSIRNFVYIQKIQPTSKNFPRDIGIPKRNPL, from the coding sequence ATGAAAAATCAATTACCAATATTTGAAAAAATTTGGGAACAGAAATTAAATTGGAAGCCGACAAAAGAACAATTGGATCAGTGGGAAAAACTGTACCAGGAAATAATATTAATTAATGATAAAGTTAACCTAACCCGTATCGTACAACCTGAAGAATTCTGGGAAAAGCATCTTTGGGATTCTGTTACAGGAATTATTGGATTACAATTTTTTCAATATTCAAAAAAGATAAAAGTTATTGATATTGGTACAGGAGGTGGCTTTCCTGGGCTTCCTATTAATATCATTTTTCCAACATGGAATTTTACTTTTCTCGACTCTAGGCGAAAAAAAATAGAAGTTGTAAATTTTTTACTAAAGACATTAGGATTAAAAGACTCTTGGGCATTGACTGGTAGAGCAGAAAATATTGCTCATAATTCCGATTTTAGGGAAAAATATGATGTAGCTTTGATTCGTGCTGTAGGAAAATCTTCTACTTGTATTGAGTACATTCTACCATTTTTAACTATAGGGGGAATAGGAGTACTATATCGTGGCAACTGGGATATACAAGAGGAGTTGTCATTAAAGGTTACCTTAAAAAAGTTAGGAGGTAAACTAATTTCAGTTAAAGAATTAAAGACTCCTTTGACTGATAGTATTCGTAACTTCGTCTATATACAAAAAATTCAGCCAACTTCTAAGAATTTTCCACGTGATATTGGTATACCTAAACGTAATCCTTTATAG